The Paracholeplasma brassicae genome includes the window GGTTACACACTATTGTGGGCATTTTTTGGGTATTTTTTTGCATGGGTATTTTTAATATTGACCATTGTGATTTTATTACCATACGCCAAATATACAAGAAAAGACAATCGTTTTAAACATTATTATATTCGAAGCTTAGTTCATTTCTTAAATATTTTTCCTCTAAGGTTAAAGATTAAGGTCACAGGTAAATCGAATCTACCAAAAACCGGTGGTTATGTTATCTATGCAAACCACAAATCTTACACGGATCCGTTTATTCTATATACATTGATTAATCGTCCAATGTCGTTAGCAGCTAAAAAAGGGATTTATAAGATTCCAATCATAAAAAACTGGATTGAGTACATTGGATGTATACAAATCGACAGAGATAATAACAGAGAAGCTGCAAAATCAATGCTTGAAGGCATCGAACGTGTTAAAAATGGAATGATCATGGGAATATTTCCTGAAGGCGGTATTAAAGACCGTGACGATGAAAAAATGGTTGCAATTCGAGCTGGTGCCTATAAGCTAGCAACTAAAGCAGAAGCACCGATTGTACCGATCACCATGATGGGAACAAGTGAAGTAAAAAAACGTGCACCATTTAAGCGTACTGTGATTAAAGTGATCATTCATAAACCGCTTTACAAATCCGATTACGAACAGCTATCAACTAGCGAAATTGGTGATATAGTTGCTAAACTCACCAATGATACAATCACAAACGGAATAAAAGCATAAGATTTTTTTACAAATAAAATATATAGAAAAGAACACTCAAGATTTTATTTCTTGAGTGTTCTTTTTAGTTTGCTTCAATATTGAATTGATCAATAGTTAATGCTTCACCATCAAACGATAACCAATGGACGGATGCGTTGTTTAGGTAAGTCAAGTAATTATATTGTTCAGGGTCTGAAAGGATTAAAAACGATTTGACGACGTGTGAATGACAACTGATCATAACGGTCTCATCTTTATGAGTTTTATAAAGGTTCAATAAACCATTTTCAATCCGTTTGAGAAGTAGTTTGTTGTCTTCATAACCTTTAGCATTAAAGCCCTCTTTAGATATGATTTTAATTGTTTCATCGACGTTATTACCTTCGAATAGCGCAAAATCACGTTCTAAAAAGTGATAATCGATTTTGATTTTTTTTGGTTGTTCTAAATGACGATTGATTAACTCAGCTGTATGTTTTGCTCTAATCAAAGGAGACGTATAGATATGATCAAATGCGTAATTATTTTTCTTAAAAAATAGGCCAACATTTGTTGCTTGTTCGATTCCTGTATCATTTAGTGGATTATCGGCCCAACCCTGAACTAACTTGAGTTTATTGAAGTCGGTTTGACCGTGTCTAACTAAACATATTTTCATGCAAAATTCACCTCTATGACATTATAACACAATTATGATATAATTAATACGAGGTGTATAACGATGAGAATGCTTGATTTAATAGCAAAAAAACGTGATAACAAAGAGTTATCTAAAAATGAAATTGAATTTATAATCAAATCCTACACAAATGAGGAAGTCCCTGATTATCAAATGAGTGCATTTTTGATGTCGGTCTACTTTAATGGTATGACGGATCAAGAATCAACCGATTTAGCATTAGCCATGATGCATAGTGGTGACGTATTTGATTTGAGTCTAATTGACGGAATCAAAGTTGACAAACATTCTACTGGTGGTGTTGGTGATAAGGTTACATTGGTTTTAGGACCACTAGTGGCTTCTTGCGGCGCGAAATTTGCAAAGATGAGCGGTAGAGGCTTAGGTCACACGGGTGGTACGTTAGACAAATTAGAATCCATCCCTGGTTACAACATTGTTTTAGATGAGCAGTCATTTATTAAACAAGTAAATGAAATTGGTGTTGCTGTCATTGGACAGTCTAAAAACATCACACCAGCCGATAAAAAAATGTACGCATTAAGAGATGTCACAGGGACAGTAAGATCGATTCCTTTGATCGCCTCATCAATCATGTCAAAGAAATTGGCGAGTGGTGCAGATGCGATTTGCTTAGATGTTAAAGTCGGTAACGGTGCGTTTATGTCTGATATAGAAGAAGCGAAAAAACTAGCGGAATTAATGGTTAACATTGGAAAACTAGCAGGCAGAAAAGTCAAAGCTATCCTTACAAATATGGATGAACCACTTGGTTTTTCAGTTGGTAATTCACTCGAGGTGATTGAAGCGATTGAGACTTTAAAAGGTAATGGGCCAAAAGACTTAGAAACCGTTGTATTAGAAGTTGGCTCCTACTTAATCGAAGATGCCGGTATCGCAACTAAAGACGCTGCGATGACGCTATTAAAAGAAAAATTAGACAATGGTGAAGCATTTAATAAATTGATTGAACTTGTGTCTGCTCAAGGTGGCGATATTAGCTTCATTAAAGACGTATCTAAATTCAAAAAGGCGAGTCGTATCATTCCTTTAATTGCTGATAAAGAAGGGTTCATTGAATCAATGACAACCATTGATATCGGTTTAGCAGCGGCGTATTTAGGTGCGGGAAGAGAAACCGTTGATGGTCAGATTGATCCTGCAGTCGGTATCGTATTTAAAAAGAAAATAGGCGACCGCGTGATGGTTGGTGATGTCATTTTGGAAATCCATGCAAATGACAAGGGCATTGAAGATGCATTTAATACGCTAAAAGAAGCAATTCATATTGGATCGAAAAAGAACGATGTGACGTTAATCGAAGGCGTTATTGTATGAGTATTGCGCTGATTACTGGTGGCGCCATCGGATTGGGTCGATCGTTTGCTAATAAGCTTGCTGATGAAGGCTATGACCTAATTTTAGTTTCACGCAGCCTGGATCATTTAGCAAGGGCCCAAAAAGAAATTCAAATCAAATACAAAGTCAAGGTGTTAATCTACATAGCTGATTTAACCAAACGTGAGGATCGAGAAAAGATGTTTGAATATGCCAAAGTGTATCAACCATCGGTGATTGTAAATAACGCCGGTTTTGGTCATAATGAGTCATTTATCTCGAGTCCCTTAGAAAAAGAATTTGAGATGATCAATTTAAATGTTAAAGCGCTTCATCACATCATGAAGTACTATTATCAGCAATTTAAGACTGAAAACATACCTGGACGTATTATTAACATTTCATCGGTTGCTGGTTTTGTCCCAGGGGCGTATCAAGCAACCTACTATGCGACAAAATCATACGTCACAAGTTTGACACGAGCGGTTGCTTACGAATCTAAAAAACAACAGACGGGTATTCAAATTCAAGTGGTTTGTCCTGGCCCAATTAAGACTAATTTTCATGAAACTGCTCAAACAAGAGTAGAAGCTTACAAAAAGAGTCCTGATGCCACGGCTAGAATTGCGCTTGAGTCGAAAAAAACAGTGATTGTCCCTGGTTTTTCAAACAAGTGCGCTCACGTCATGCTTAAGTTATTACCCAATGGCTTGACGATAAGAGCTCAAGCGATTTTAGGCAAAAAGAAGCAGATTAAAAAATGATTATTTTGATTGAAAATTGATAAAAGATAAGTAGGTGATTTTCACCTACTTTTTGTCTATTATTAAATTGATTGACTATCAAATCAAATATGTTATAATCATAAGTGATCACTACGGGGAGCCATTTGGCTGAGAGGATGAAAAATCGACCCGAATACCTGATCTGGATAATGCCAGCGGAGGAATAGTTAAAACGTTCATTTCTTTGGTATTTCCAAAAGAAATTTTTTTATTTTCTGGAGGGAAATATGGACAAAAACTTGATTAAATTGACAGAGTCGGCGATTTTAGTTGCACTTGCTGTCGCCTTGGAATTTGTTAGTAAACTTATTCCAATTCTTCAAATGCCACAAGGTGGATCCGTTTCAATCGCGATGTTACCAGTGATCATTATCGGTTATAAAAACGGACTATTTTATGGGGTTTTATCGGGACTTACCTATGGGATTATCAACTTTTTAGTTGATGGATACGCATTCCATTGGGGTTCATTTGCATTTGATTACACACTCGCGTTTATGGCACTTGGATTAACTGGTGTTATAAAAAATGCCTATTCAAACAAAATTGTTTTGTTTAATATAGGCATAATCATTGTTGGATTCTTTCGATTTGTGTTTCACGTGATTTCAGGTGTGTTTTTCTTTGAATCCGGTATTTGGGCATCGGTTGTTTATAACGGACCATACATGTTAGGTTCAATCATTTTATGTATGCTAATCGGTAGTTTAACATACAATCGATTAGGCGCAATTATGAAGGCTTAATCAACAACTGATCAACAATTTTTAGGTAGTCAAGGCGCGGTTGATACGAAAACGGTATCAGGTGCGCTTTTTCTTTAAATGTTTGATAAGCAATGGACTGACGGCCACCCTTGGTTTGACTTTCTATATGGGCATTATATAAGACATCAAAAGGCAGTAAATAGTACTCATTATGTGCCTTAAAATAAACAATTAAAAAACCAATGCCACCATGTTCGGTAATCGCTTTTAGATGATCAATTTGGTGTTGATGGATGTTCTTAAGTGGGATTGATGTTGCTGACTTTGTTTCTTTGGCATCGAAATCAATGTAGTGACCTTTATATATGCCATTAAAATCCGTGGTGGATGGCGTTTTATAATAGGCTTCAACAATTTTTGCTTTGTTTCTTGCGGGATAACTAACATTAACCACTTGAACGGGTGTTGGTTTTTTATGGATTACAGCAATTTTTTTATCATAGTAATACTGATTAGTTACTTCAATATCAGATTCTAAGGTCATTCCTAAGTTGGAACGATCGATTTTTTTTTCATGTGATTTTCTAGGTGTAGGGTATGAAATAGCCATAAGATTACTCCTTTTAATGGTTTGAATTGATAGCATAATCATACCATATAAACTGCAAATTTGCTTGATTATTGGTATTGATAAGAATAAAAAAGTCGATATCTTGTGAAAATAATCATAGAAATGGTATAATAGAATAAATAAAGTTGCGATACTGTACAAATGAGGAGAGTTAACATGAGTCAAATTAAAATATACGCCCTAGGTGGTCTAGGTGAAAATGGTAAAAACATGTATTGTGTGGACGTTGATAATCAACTGTTTATTATCGATGCAGGGATTAAATACCCAACATCTGAGTTATTCGGAGTCGATGAAATCGTTCCGGATTATAAAGTGCTATTAGAACAAAAAAACAAGATAAAAGGGTTCTTCATGACCCATGGTCACGAAGACCATATTGGTGCACTTCCTCATATATTAAATGAGATCAACGTACCAATTTATGCGACAAACTTCACAATGGAGTTAATCAAAGACAATTTAAAAGAAGAAGGCTTTGACTTAGATACATTAAAATTAAATGTCATCGATCAAAATTCGATTATCAAATTTAACAACGTAAAGATTACGTTTTTTACGACGACTCACTCAATCCCAGAGTCGGTTGGTATTGCGATATTAACTCAAGAGGGTTCGATCATTTATACATCTGACTATACATTCGATCAAAGCGCTGATCCTAGGTATCAAACCGATTTTAGAAAAATCAACGAGCTATCAGAGAAAAAAGTACTCTGCCTGATGACTGAGTCTTTAGGGTCTGGCCTTGTTTTAAATGGTTCAGTGAATAAGTCTTTAGAACGAGAAATAAGTACCGCAATGTCAAATGCAGAGGGCAGAATTATTGTGTCATTATTCTCATCTGACTTGCAAAAAATACAAAAAGTGATCGATATTGCACATAAACTTAAAAAGAAAATTGCCATCATTGGTCGTCGTGCACAGCGCATTGTTGATATTGCAATTGAAATGGAGTATTTGAATATTCCAAAAGAATCATTAATTGCCTTAAGATACATCGATGATAAAAACCAAAATGATGACAAAGATATTGTCGCACTTGTGACAGGAAATCGTCATGAGCCATTTTATATGTTACAACGTATGTGTAAAAAAGTTGACCGTTTAATTCATATAAACGAAAGAGACACCGTTATTGTGGTCGCTTCACCTATCCCAGGAACTGAAAAAATGGCGGCAAGAACCTTAGATACACTTTATCGAACAGATGCGAGCATTAAAGTAATCGATAAAAAGTTATTATCGACGTCACACGCCACAGCAGATGAAATAAAAATGATGATGAACATGTTAAAACCTAAATACATTATGCCTGTCATCGGTGAATATCGTATGCAACATGCCGTAATGAAATTAGCTTGCGACATGGGCTATCAACAAAACGATGTGTTCTTAATGGACAATGGCGATGTATTAGATTTCAAAGATGGTAATCCAGTGCTCTTGAAAAATAAAATTAAATCAGGTGACATTTTGATTGATGGTTCAGCCATCGGTGATGTCAATGATATCGTAATCAGAGACAGAGAATTGCTAAGTGAAGATGGCGTTTTATTATTGATTGCTAATATCAATCCAAGATCTAAACGCATTTTAGGTGACATTGAAATTGTTACCAAAGGCTTTGTTTATGTTAAAGAGTCTGAAGAATTACTCAATGGTGTAAAAGAAGTCTTCATGAAAGCTTCTGAAAAACACCTCAAGGGTAAATACATCAACTGGAACGATTTAAAAACAAGTATTCGTGAAGATGTGAATAAGTTCTTGTACAAAGAGACAAAACGTAGCCCAATCACGATTCCTGTGATTATCGCAACCGAAGTTTAATGATGAAGAAAACCGTTTTTGGTTTGTTTGCGATTAGTATTTTGATTTTTGTGTATTTTATAACGTATTTTGTTGTTTTAAGCCAAAAACAAAATGAGGTATTTCATGAGATAGTCGAAGAAAGCAAAAAGACGAATGACTATGAATTATTTTTGAAGTATCAACCAAACGCAAGTTATCATAAATTAATCGAGCTTGATTCAGTGGTTAATGAAAATTACCGAATCAAGGCTTATCAAGTGATACAAACCGATAATCAAAGTTTGTTAGTGATTTTTGTTCAAGTGTTAAATGGTGACTATGCCACATCTATCGATGATGACTTGGATCAAACAAAACTAGTCGTTAGCAAGAATAGTGATATTGTTTATGACTCAAAGACTTATGAAGGTCAAGAAGAAGTGGCATACAGCTTTGGAATTGACGTTATGGGTTTTTACTATTATCAGGTTGAAACAACCATTGAAGCGCTAACGTTTGAACTATACGATTATCATGGTGATTTAATCACAACCGATTTACTTAACGAGCCAATCGGTTCATATGATCCATCTTTATTGATCGATAATGGATTTGAAACCAACTTTACGTCAAGCGAATTGAGCGATCTATTAAGTTTAAAGGATGAAACGTGGGTTTTTGTACGAAATTTAGCGATAACTATCGCTTTAGAACTAGGTTTATACTTATGGTTAATGAAAAAGAAATAGCAAATTCTGCTGTTTCTTTTTTTGTCTCTTAGGATTGACAAGTATTGATTAATATTAAAGTATATTGGTTTCCTTCATTAAAAAAACAAAAATAAAAGCCTTTACATTTTGAAACTCATCGATTATAATCAAAGTAAGGAAACCGATTTCCATTGAAGGGAGTTTTAGAAGTGATATTTAATAACTTGAAGAACGATACAGGATTTTACATACCAATGTACAATAAATTAGGATTTAAATCTTATGTCACACCTAGACTACTCGGTGATATTAAGCTAGATTATCACACCTATTTATTGGAACCAACAACAGAAATTGACTTGACCTCAAGCTTTTTTTCACGTCATGTCAGTTTTTATGTTGATGGCAAACCACATTTCCTCAATGGTAACTCAGAATCACAGCAAACTGATAAAATTGATGTCGAATTAGGACTACTGTATCAAAAAGTCACTAGGCACAATAAAAAATTCCAACTTGATGTAACAACCTTTGTCCCACTAGATGCATTAATGGAATCAAACGTGATTACTTATCAAAACACAACGTCTAAAACACAACGCTTAAAAGTGATTGTTGCAACGCCACTGTATGGTAGAAGTGCGGATAACCTAAGAGATCACCGTCACGTCACATCTCTTCTTAATCGAGTAGAGGTATTAGAAAATTGTGTCGTGCTTAATCCAACGCTCTCGTTTGATGAACGCGGACATAAAAAAAATGAACTTAATTATGGCGTTTATGCGTCCTCGCCTCAATTATCAGTTGAAGGCTATTACCCTTCACTTGAGGATTACGTTAAAAATGGGTCTTTGCAATTTCCAAAAGGATTAGATTCTCTAGTTCAAACGGGAGATTATGTTGAAGGAAAAGAAGCACTCGGAGGTATCTCTTTTAAAACCATTGAAGTCAAAAGTCAGGAAGTAATCACACTCTATTTCAATTTAGGCATAAATCATTCAAAAGAACAATTAATCAGTACCTTTAATAAATACAGTCAAAGTAAAACAATCGCGATTGCTTTTGAGGAAGTAAAAACCTATTTTACGAAGGAAGTAAGCAAACTTCAATTTCACATGAAAAATCTCGAATACAGTGAAAAATTAAACTATATACCGATTCAACCAATCTTAAGGCGCTTTCAAGGCAATTCATACTTGCCTCATCATGATTATGGTAAAGGCGGGCGTGGTTGGCGTGATTTGTGGCAAGATTTAATCTCGATGATCATGTATAACGACTCAGAATGTCGTAGTTTACTACTTAACAACTTCGCTGGTGTACGAATTGATGGCTCGAATGCTACCATCATCGGTGATAAAGCTGGTGAGTTCTTAGCGGACAGAAATAACATTGTACGTGTTTGGAGTGATCACGCCGCTTGGCCGCTCTTAACGACAAAAATGTATATTGATGAAACCGGGGATTTGAGTTTTTTACTTGAAACCCAAACTTATTTTGATGATCAGTTTACACATTACACGAAAAAAACAAAAACGAAAAAAAGTACTAACCATCAATTAAAAATCCAGAACGATACCATCTATGGGACAGTCCTTGAACATTTGATATTGCAAAACGTTGTTGCAATCAATAACGTCGGTTCAAACGGTTTTGTCCGTTTGGAAGATGCGGATTGGAATGACGGCTTGGATATGGCGAGTAAAAAAGGTGAAACGATTGCATTTACACATTTTTACATCAATAATTTATTGGTTTTGGCAGAGCTGATTCAAAAATTAGAGACACCTAAAATCGAGTTGTTTGAATCACTAACCAAGTTGATCTTAAACAAGAATTATAGTCTTGATATATTCTTCGATGATGTGCATGATTTTACAGACAATAAAGTATCAATCGATAAAGAAATACTTGCTAGTGAATTAACAAAGAAAGCAACCCTAGTCTTAAAACAAATTAACAAGTACGCTTTCATGCGTGAGGGTGGCCTGCAAAGTTATATTGATAACGATGGAAATTTTCTTGATTCCTCAAGCACCTTATCCCTAACTGGGCAAACGATGGCATTATTAAATCAAACACTAAGTAAAACACAAGCAAAAAAAGTCTCTAATGTGACAAAAAAACATCTATTTGATCGTATGATTGGTGGTTACCGATTAAATTCAAATTATCAAGACGTTAAAATGAACATGGGAAGAGCGTATGGTTTTGCTTATGGTACCAAAGAAAATGGTGCGGTATTTTCACACATGAGCTTAATGTACGCGTATGGTCTTTACCAATACAATTTCGTTAAACAAGGAAGAGAAGCCTATCAAACACTCGTTAATCAAGCGTTTAAAGATAAATCTGTCGTTTGTCTTGGTATTCCAGAATACTTTAACAATGAAGGCATTGGTAAATACCTGTATTTGACCGGAAGTGCGACATGGCTATTAAAACTATTACGCACGGAAGTCTTTGGAATTGAACTGTCATTTGGCACATTACGATTAAATCCTAAACTAAGTAAAGACGATTTTATCGATTCGATTGCAGTGATTAAAACCTATGTGCATAATAAACCACTTCAAGTGACCTATCATAATCCTAAAAAACTTGAATATGGTGATTATCGAATAGCGAGTATTCAAATGAATGGAAAAGAAGTCATAAATGAATTTCAGTCCATCGAAGGCGATTTGGAGGTGTATCTTGATGAAATTGTATGAACAACATCTGTTTGATGGTATCGGTTATCAAAAATTATTTCATTACAACGCCTGGCGTGTGGCCATATTAAACTACATCGATGAACTTGACTGTGATAATATTACACATTTTCAAGCCCATTTAAACACCGATGAAGCGTTTGTATTACTTGAGGGCGAAGCAATCATATTTTTCCTCAATGAAGATCAAAGTATCGAAGCCGTTTCGCTACAAAAAAACGTGGTATTAAATGTGAAAAAAGGTGTATATCATAATCATACGCTATCCAAAGATGCAAAACTACTCATTATTGAAAATGAAGACACCTGTGATGAGAATTCACCTCATTATGAATTGTCACTTGAACAAAGAGCATTTATTATAAAACATAAGGTGGGTTAAAGATGTATAAATTAGTTTGGGAAGACTTATTTAAAAACGATGGACTACCAGACGAATCCATATGGACCTTTGAAACCGGGGGGCATGGATTTGGTAATCATGAACAACAACATTATACAAACCGTCTTGAAAACTGTTACATAAAAGATGGTATATTGACGATAGAAGCAAAAAAAGAAACCTATCAAGGGAACGACTATACTTCAAGTAAATTAATCACTTATAATAAGAAGCCAATCTTGTATGGGAAAGTGAAGGTGATGGCAGAATTACCAACCGGCAGAGGCACGTGGCCAGCCATTTGGTTTTTAGGCAATTCATTTAAAGAAGGAACACCATGGCCAGATTGTGGCGAAATTGATTTATTAGAACACGTGGGTTCAAACTTAGGTCAAGTCCATTTTAGCCTTCATACAAAAAAACACAACCACTTGATTAAAACTCAACCGACCTTCTTTTATAAAGACGAAGGACTTTTATCTGGTTTTCACGAATATCAGATGGTTTGGGATGAAAGTCAAATATCATTTTACGTCGATGACGTACACAAAGTCACGTTTAAAAAAGAAGAAGTTACCATTGATGACCATTGGCCATTTAGTCAACCACATTACTTAATTCTAAATTTAGCGATGGGTGGCTGGTGGGGTGGCGAAATTGATGATACTGCCTTACCACAAAAATTTCGATTTAAATACGTG containing:
- a CDS encoding lysophospholipid acyltransferase family protein, translating into MLTFLFVSVWALIITILTTYTKTDLLSGYTLLWAFFGYFFAWVFLILTIVILLPYAKYTRKDNRFKHYYIRSLVHFLNIFPLRLKIKVTGKSNLPKTGGYVIYANHKSYTDPFILYTLINRPMSLAAKKGIYKIPIIKNWIEYIGCIQIDRDNNREAAKSMLEGIERVKNGMIMGIFPEGGIKDRDDEKMVAIRAGAYKLATKAEAPIVPITMMGTSEVKKRAPFKRTVIKVIIHKPLYKSDYEQLSTSEIGDIVAKLTNDTITNGIKA
- a CDS encoding histidine phosphatase family protein yields the protein MKICLVRHGQTDFNKLKLVQGWADNPLNDTGIEQATNVGLFFKKNNYAFDHIYTSPLIRAKHTAELINRHLEQPKKIKIDYHFLERDFALFEGNNVDETIKIISKEGFNAKGYEDNKLLLKRIENGLLNLYKTHKDETVMISCHSHVVKSFLILSDPEQYNYLTYLNNASVHWLSFDGEALTIDQFNIEAN
- a CDS encoding pyrimidine-nucleoside phosphorylase, with product MRMLDLIAKKRDNKELSKNEIEFIIKSYTNEEVPDYQMSAFLMSVYFNGMTDQESTDLALAMMHSGDVFDLSLIDGIKVDKHSTGGVGDKVTLVLGPLVASCGAKFAKMSGRGLGHTGGTLDKLESIPGYNIVLDEQSFIKQVNEIGVAVIGQSKNITPADKKMYALRDVTGTVRSIPLIASSIMSKKLASGADAICLDVKVGNGAFMSDIEEAKKLAELMVNIGKLAGRKVKAILTNMDEPLGFSVGNSLEVIEAIETLKGNGPKDLETVVLEVGSYLIEDAGIATKDAAMTLLKEKLDNGEAFNKLIELVSAQGGDISFIKDVSKFKKASRIIPLIADKEGFIESMTTIDIGLAAAYLGAGRETVDGQIDPAVGIVFKKKIGDRVMVGDVILEIHANDKGIEDAFNTLKEAIHIGSKKNDVTLIEGVIV
- a CDS encoding SDR family NAD(P)-dependent oxidoreductase codes for the protein MSIALITGGAIGLGRSFANKLADEGYDLILVSRSLDHLARAQKEIQIKYKVKVLIYIADLTKREDREKMFEYAKVYQPSVIVNNAGFGHNESFISSPLEKEFEMINLNVKALHHIMKYYYQQFKTENIPGRIINISSVAGFVPGAYQATYYATKSYVTSLTRAVAYESKKQQTGIQIQVVCPGPIKTNFHETAQTRVEAYKKSPDATARIALESKKTVIVPGFSNKCAHVMLKLLPNGLTIRAQAILGKKKQIKK
- a CDS encoding energy-coupled thiamine transporter ThiT codes for the protein MDKNLIKLTESAILVALAVALEFVSKLIPILQMPQGGSVSIAMLPVIIIGYKNGLFYGVLSGLTYGIINFLVDGYAFHWGSFAFDYTLAFMALGLTGVIKNAYSNKIVLFNIGIIIVGFFRFVFHVISGVFFFESGIWASVVYNGPYMLGSIILCMLIGSLTYNRLGAIMKA
- the recU gene encoding Holliday junction resolvase RecU yields the protein MAISYPTPRKSHEKKIDRSNLGMTLESDIEVTNQYYYDKKIAVIHKKPTPVQVVNVSYPARNKAKIVEAYYKTPSTTDFNGIYKGHYIDFDAKETKSATSIPLKNIHQHQIDHLKAITEHGGIGFLIVYFKAHNEYYLLPFDVLYNAHIESQTKGGRQSIAYQTFKEKAHLIPFSYQPRLDYLKIVDQLLIKPS
- a CDS encoding ribonuclease J, whose amino-acid sequence is MSQIKIYALGGLGENGKNMYCVDVDNQLFIIDAGIKYPTSELFGVDEIVPDYKVLLEQKNKIKGFFMTHGHEDHIGALPHILNEINVPIYATNFTMELIKDNLKEEGFDLDTLKLNVIDQNSIIKFNNVKITFFTTTHSIPESVGIAILTQEGSIIYTSDYTFDQSADPRYQTDFRKINELSEKKVLCLMTESLGSGLVLNGSVNKSLEREISTAMSNAEGRIIVSLFSSDLQKIQKVIDIAHKLKKKIAIIGRRAQRIVDIAIEMEYLNIPKESLIALRYIDDKNQNDDKDIVALVTGNRHEPFYMLQRMCKKVDRLIHINERDTVIVVASPIPGTEKMAARTLDTLYRTDASIKVIDKKLLSTSHATADEIKMMMNMLKPKYIMPVIGEYRMQHAVMKLACDMGYQQNDVFLMDNGDVLDFKDGNPVLLKNKIKSGDILIDGSAIGDVNDIVIRDRELLSEDGVLLLIANINPRSKRILGDIEIVTKGFVYVKESEELLNGVKEVFMKASEKHLKGKYINWNDLKTSIREDVNKFLYKETKRSPITIPVIIATEV
- a CDS encoding GH36-type glycosyl hydrolase domain-containing protein, whose translation is MYNKLGFKSYVTPRLLGDIKLDYHTYLLEPTTEIDLTSSFFSRHVSFYVDGKPHFLNGNSESQQTDKIDVELGLLYQKVTRHNKKFQLDVTTFVPLDALMESNVITYQNTTSKTQRLKVIVATPLYGRSADNLRDHRHVTSLLNRVEVLENCVVLNPTLSFDERGHKKNELNYGVYASSPQLSVEGYYPSLEDYVKNGSLQFPKGLDSLVQTGDYVEGKEALGGISFKTIEVKSQEVITLYFNLGINHSKEQLISTFNKYSQSKTIAIAFEEVKTYFTKEVSKLQFHMKNLEYSEKLNYIPIQPILRRFQGNSYLPHHDYGKGGRGWRDLWQDLISMIMYNDSECRSLLLNNFAGVRIDGSNATIIGDKAGEFLADRNNIVRVWSDHAAWPLLTTKMYIDETGDLSFLLETQTYFDDQFTHYTKKTKTKKSTNHQLKIQNDTIYGTVLEHLILQNVVAINNVGSNGFVRLEDADWNDGLDMASKKGETIAFTHFYINNLLVLAELIQKLETPKIELFESLTKLILNKNYSLDIFFDDVHDFTDNKVSIDKEILASELTKKATLVLKQINKYAFMREGGLQSYIDNDGNFLDSSSTLSLTGQTMALLNQTLSKTQAKKVSNVTKKHLFDRMIGGYRLNSNYQDVKMNMGRAYGFAYGTKENGAVFSHMSLMYAYGLYQYNFVKQGREAYQTLVNQAFKDKSVVCLGIPEYFNNEGIGKYLYLTGSATWLLKLLRTEVFGIELSFGTLRLNPKLSKDDFIDSIAVIKTYVHNKPLQVTYHNPKKLEYGDYRIASIQMNGKEVINEFQSIEGDLEVYLDEIV
- a CDS encoding glycoside hydrolase family 16 protein, with the translated sequence MYKLVWEDLFKNDGLPDESIWTFETGGHGFGNHEQQHYTNRLENCYIKDGILTIEAKKETYQGNDYTSSKLITYNKKPILYGKVKVMAELPTGRGTWPAIWFLGNSFKEGTPWPDCGEIDLLEHVGSNLGQVHFSLHTKKHNHLIKTQPTFFYKDEGLLSGFHEYQMVWDESQISFYVDDVHKVTFKKEEVTIDDHWPFSQPHYLILNLAMGGWWGGEIDDTALPQKFRFKYVKVYERCEK